From Humisphaera borealis, the proteins below share one genomic window:
- a CDS encoding autotransporter-associated beta strand repeat-containing protein: MSLVQKLSGRARFFNRIAMLSAAVAGAMPTSLLAADKTWNGTTSNAWNDSTNWTDAEPTSADRAIFPLLNPVTTPASGFVSLTSGRTADRLQFLNTYNLRGGDLTLASGQINVETSGAVYGQGFTTATIASALQGTSGVTKDGGGTLVLAGRNTFSGNVAVSSGTLTVINDINAGAAANTVNLNGGRLELANVQQNQVGEAFFTFAHVINVGAGGGTLSLGSPLPFGGNSGGATLTANNAITGAGVLTKAGGGRLFMMAANTSFTGELRLGHNSGQVDVRGAGTLMNASKIVVEAQSFFNVDNNSTLAYLPSAATINDRLGNATAIELRGGRFMYLGRNTSTAGQNDETIGAVTLKFGQSEIRAQRSGGGGANLTLTSLTHTSASATEGSGVVRFSTDGTGGLGQAGDTGRIFITGQANDSFLGGWALVNSTDFANYRTATGVAQYGATGYTAYGAGAAATDFVAGRIVNQTANVTLGTAGTPANFEIQALRMVGVRDLLFANATDRLYISSGGLLTDGSNSVRNVGSATTRGELTAGPSTGASGAYELFLHNNSNTTTIHSVIVDNGASPVAVVKSLDGGVSLTAVNTYTGGTNVLKGTLTAAAAGSLGSGDVRVKDGRLTLNQIGSVSGSTGKYTVETTGEIFLNYVTNPSTIATERFDLGSSAVLIGRLSGAVPAANAGMNGLTRVDSATFTGTPAAGQVLLAPDAIVGHNTALNSASNGVNDGTIINTIANLGSNADLFFGLSNDFNAGASQGVTLGVGTPWKGMSTDRTSPRQFRQGTITLNSDVIFQGLPNNNTYSQLLLGDGTSATNGTLTYVNATASPVKAFVHGRVDLNEVAPTMPSSLTWVVTPGGFLSLNQASVLGSDLAVPANNANILVQAGGTVDLASTAGAAINGNVVVEAGGVINFNDNVSLTGAGTVTVRRDGVMQIQNTDPIRGTQPFVFEPRAVIRLVADSILGLSTRLSPSATYVTYNANRVLSNQATPENLILGNGGVLTNDSQSDRTASAGFGQIVVGSGGVTFAASSGTRFRIQEDYALGANTLTIGLNDGIDGNHKLGTLSFNAGGGTGLLGSVIDVTTGATLQLENDFVIPNVTRVNLQAGSTLDVNNRTELVGSLTGAGTVLSSAGGSATFVIGADNSDATFAGAYVTGAQQVNLYKTGTGRQDLTGVSTTTANLHVNQGTIVFSGLGTGLFANYQVNRGGTLLLDNAATPLNNRLGSKIVRAAGGTITVNGHASTAVSELVDFRFDGGGAGVLNLNPTAGAGVTLSSVTLGARSISTLIVRGNQLGATPGANVATFVATTTSNAVGGNGQNAYGLGAVSIRPDILTDTPSTGGTAPLSFVTQPSTTSGFRALLPSEYASIVRNGDAREHLLVASNTTFTPTTLFNNLNYADTNNFETSIGSVTVEPGVAATIAPVDSRNIGGGRNRLVVSSGGFLVRDNGSLTINAAYLDNSNYYFHVNGASGTATVNATILGGGLTKSGSGKLTLGDGAIRYLSGNFSVNEGTLELGANNAPFTNTGTSTIATTAQTLYLSNGTLDLKGNSATLNSLISSNSTNLNVGTGGTLTNTSVTPANVTVYQNGQRFAGNVAGNINVTKSGTGNWEVLDEYAYTGTTTVRGGGMVLRERGRLLNTTAIDLRTTTLTLDLSYWNNLAPVTNRIPAAAPLTMRGSTLEFRGFDGHQTTQTVNSITIASGANYINSFPQWAGSAELSIGNLSRGGTFTTVDFRGNNGIGNLGRYGPQGFFHQDARILLGQLNGGAVPTANPANPATTTNGFFGAWAVVNEDTFATYVTPPAGPLPTNLQSIGGVVGYGANYGTGATSPAYVSGVLAASYSAAAGNVNIVDVSASFALPAGNNFVGAMRLSGNTTRDVTFAAAGNILNIESGGLVRSNNNNGTNIGTTAVRGVLTAGGAAAGSGDTVPLYAHFNQGTNTIHSVVADPDADTKLALVKSLGGNLVLTATNTYTGPTVINGGRIVAATTTAADGTSVYAVPTDVTINGGSTAGSALQLNASRQIRNGINITFNGGGFLDLPAVDNSVNEVGNLTVNWDGASANNFISAQALVDNTTLTTKLIVGGNITVTNDVLAHTPTIPAATTANTARVSNILLEFTPGAHTIDTSGTGLTGLALTANMVNSAGVTLNKTGPTMLILNAPGLASVAQFAGVMNVNNGQVRLDNNTTLAATSTLNVAAGAALIGNVNGNPIFNATINGGVLGTVANTMTIGSATSTLAVTAPSEVRLHDFYQLTTGRQIVINSIVSGAGALSIVGSEVAGQNNSFTLTNAANTYGGAITVNTNVNLISQSATKVGSAIGTATIELLSGELRIRDNGTGSNSTLAYGNAINVAANARPSINIDRVDANTNNTIALGALNLGASSTLTVNTANGYGASFTGTTVPASGTVTLNSAASINLGSLVGGANVVKSNAGTVSVGNIAATHSGSWAINGGTVRLTAAGNPLNSNPISIRTSGALQADPGTGTLALNQNLGNVTGTLRATSGLFDLTAANGTGIIQGAASFTANGVAGQLREGRLAGAADFTTPNPANFGLSSYPRMGQTNAVTQNAHTGWQDNTTWVYTGQFFDADGSFAFAETIDDSVQIRIDGVVRLQNGTYNVATTTGSTAGMNPTGTAAAGANASGGTTNFGMGPLADGWHDFEIRVGNGTGGGGPFAMTGFSNFYGIGFYDGTDPAKLTTAAGTTYERLDELLSSRFRTTEIGGTLQADAGAELKLVGFVNMEALVLNGAAAHINITGTSGVSNANWLQNLSATSSTMTVAGTHVVSIQNVLDLVAGSTTVKEGTGTLELKNVVSVAGRTGGITVNNGTLRGTGTVLGPVTIAAAGTLSPGFSAGLLSTGALTLAADSDLVIELNGTTAGTQYDQVNVTGAVNLTGANLALSLGFTPAIGTTFTIIANDQVDPVVGEFVGLTELSSFTTGGVEFSISYAGGTGNDVVLTAIPEPATAGIMALAGLGLLSRRRRRCHR, translated from the coding sequence ATGTCGTTGGTCCAAAAGCTGAGCGGGCGCGCGCGTTTTTTCAATCGGATCGCAATGCTGTCTGCGGCGGTGGCAGGGGCCATGCCGACATCGCTGCTCGCCGCCGACAAGACCTGGAACGGCACGACCAGCAACGCCTGGAATGACTCCACCAACTGGACCGACGCTGAGCCGACCAGCGCCGATCGGGCGATCTTCCCCCTGCTCAATCCGGTCACCACGCCGGCTTCGGGGTTTGTCTCGCTGACGTCGGGACGCACGGCCGACCGTCTCCAGTTTCTCAACACCTACAACCTGCGCGGCGGCGACCTGACGCTTGCCAGTGGGCAGATCAATGTCGAAACCTCCGGCGCGGTCTACGGACAGGGATTTACCACTGCGACCATCGCGTCGGCGTTGCAGGGCACATCGGGTGTAACCAAGGACGGCGGCGGCACGCTGGTGCTTGCCGGTCGCAACACGTTCTCGGGTAACGTCGCGGTCAGCAGCGGCACGCTAACCGTGATCAATGACATTAACGCCGGCGCGGCGGCGAACACGGTCAACCTCAATGGCGGGCGGCTCGAACTTGCCAACGTCCAGCAGAACCAGGTCGGCGAAGCATTCTTCACGTTCGCGCACGTCATCAATGTCGGGGCAGGCGGCGGCACGTTGAGCCTCGGTAGTCCACTGCCGTTTGGCGGAAACTCCGGCGGCGCGACACTCACCGCCAACAACGCGATCACCGGCGCGGGCGTCCTCACCAAGGCCGGCGGCGGCCGGCTGTTCATGATGGCGGCCAACACATCCTTCACCGGCGAACTACGGCTGGGACACAACAGCGGGCAGGTGGATGTCCGCGGTGCCGGCACCCTGATGAACGCCTCCAAGATCGTTGTCGAGGCCCAGAGCTTCTTCAACGTCGATAACAACTCCACGCTCGCCTATCTCCCCAGCGCCGCGACCATCAACGACCGCCTCGGCAACGCGACCGCGATCGAGCTACGCGGCGGCCGCTTCATGTACCTCGGCCGCAACACCTCCACCGCCGGCCAGAACGACGAAACCATCGGTGCTGTCACCCTCAAGTTCGGACAGTCGGAAATCAGGGCCCAGCGGTCGGGTGGCGGCGGCGCGAACCTGACACTCACGTCGCTCACACATACTTCCGCCAGCGCGACCGAAGGCTCGGGCGTGGTCCGCTTTTCGACTGACGGCACCGGCGGACTGGGCCAGGCCGGCGACACCGGCCGTATCTTCATCACCGGGCAAGCGAACGACTCGTTCCTCGGTGGATGGGCGCTGGTCAACAGCACGGACTTTGCCAACTACCGCACCGCCACTGGCGTGGCGCAGTACGGCGCAACGGGTTACACCGCGTACGGCGCCGGCGCAGCCGCGACAGATTTTGTGGCCGGACGCATCGTCAACCAGACGGCCAACGTCACGCTGGGCACGGCGGGCACGCCGGCCAACTTCGAAATCCAGGCGCTTCGGATGGTGGGCGTGCGCGATCTGCTGTTCGCCAACGCCACCGATCGCCTGTACATCAGCAGCGGAGGCCTGCTGACCGACGGGAGCAACAGCGTGCGTAACGTCGGCAGCGCCACGACCCGCGGCGAGCTGACGGCCGGGCCTTCCACCGGGGCATCGGGCGCTTACGAACTGTTCCTTCACAACAATAGCAACACAACAACGATCCACTCGGTGATTGTCGACAACGGCGCGTCACCCGTTGCGGTCGTAAAGTCGCTCGACGGTGGCGTCAGCCTGACGGCAGTCAACACTTACACCGGTGGCACCAATGTCCTAAAGGGCACGCTGACGGCCGCAGCCGCCGGGTCGCTGGGCTCCGGCGATGTCCGTGTCAAAGACGGCCGACTGACGCTCAACCAGATCGGCTCGGTGAGTGGATCGACCGGCAAATACACCGTCGAGACCACCGGCGAGATATTCCTGAACTACGTCACCAATCCGTCCACGATCGCGACCGAACGGTTCGATCTCGGTTCGAGCGCAGTACTGATCGGCCGGCTCAGTGGCGCAGTGCCGGCGGCAAACGCCGGTATGAACGGGCTGACGCGAGTGGACAGCGCCACGTTCACAGGTACCCCGGCAGCCGGACAGGTATTGCTCGCCCCCGATGCGATCGTCGGCCACAACACGGCACTGAACAGTGCGTCCAATGGCGTCAATGACGGGACGATCATCAACACGATCGCGAACCTCGGCAGCAATGCAGACTTGTTCTTCGGTCTCAGCAACGACTTCAATGCCGGCGCGAGCCAGGGTGTTACGCTGGGCGTGGGTACGCCGTGGAAGGGCATGAGCACCGACCGGACCTCCCCTCGCCAGTTCCGCCAGGGCACTATCACCCTTAACAGCGATGTCATCTTCCAGGGCCTGCCCAACAACAATACTTACAGCCAGCTTCTGCTCGGAGATGGGACCAGCGCCACCAACGGAACGCTCACTTACGTGAATGCGACCGCCAGCCCGGTCAAGGCTTTCGTGCACGGCCGCGTTGATCTCAACGAAGTCGCTCCGACGATGCCCAGTTCCCTGACATGGGTGGTGACGCCGGGCGGATTCCTGTCCCTCAACCAGGCCAGCGTGCTTGGGTCCGATCTAGCGGTACCCGCCAACAACGCGAACATCCTGGTCCAGGCCGGCGGAACGGTGGATCTGGCCTCGACCGCCGGAGCGGCGATCAACGGCAACGTCGTCGTGGAAGCCGGCGGCGTCATCAACTTCAACGATAACGTATCGCTCACCGGGGCAGGCACGGTCACCGTTCGGCGTGACGGCGTGATGCAGATCCAGAACACCGACCCGATCCGTGGCACCCAGCCTTTCGTGTTCGAACCGCGTGCCGTGATCCGCCTCGTTGCCGATAGCATTCTGGGCCTCAGCACCCGCCTGTCCCCTTCGGCCACCTACGTCACTTACAACGCGAACCGAGTGCTTTCGAACCAGGCGACGCCCGAGAATCTCATCCTGGGCAACGGCGGCGTTCTCACGAACGACTCGCAGTCGGACCGGACCGCCAGTGCCGGTTTCGGACAGATCGTTGTCGGGTCCGGCGGTGTCACGTTCGCCGCAAGCAGCGGCACGCGATTCCGAATCCAGGAAGACTATGCCCTGGGCGCCAACACACTGACGATCGGCCTGAACGACGGCATCGATGGGAACCACAAGCTGGGCACCCTCAGCTTTAATGCTGGCGGCGGAACGGGTCTGCTCGGCAGCGTGATCGATGTAACCACTGGCGCGACGCTTCAGTTGGAGAATGACTTCGTCATCCCCAACGTGACCCGCGTGAATCTGCAGGCGGGATCGACGCTCGATGTGAACAACCGTACGGAACTGGTCGGTTCGCTGACGGGTGCTGGGACGGTACTGAGCAGCGCGGGTGGCTCAGCCACGTTCGTCATCGGCGCAGACAACTCCGACGCGACGTTCGCCGGTGCGTATGTCACGGGTGCACAGCAGGTGAACCTCTACAAAACTGGCACTGGACGCCAGGACCTGACCGGCGTCAGCACCACCACCGCGAATCTGCACGTCAACCAGGGCACGATCGTATTCAGCGGATTGGGCACCGGCCTCTTCGCGAACTATCAGGTGAACCGCGGCGGCACGCTGCTTCTGGACAACGCCGCTACGCCATTGAACAACCGCCTGGGCAGCAAGATTGTCCGTGCCGCCGGCGGCACGATCACCGTCAACGGTCATGCCTCCACCGCCGTCTCGGAACTGGTGGACTTCCGCTTTGACGGCGGTGGTGCCGGCGTTTTGAACCTCAATCCGACGGCCGGTGCGGGTGTCACGCTGAGCAGCGTTACGCTCGGTGCAAGAAGCATCAGCACGCTGATCGTCCGCGGCAATCAACTCGGCGCAACCCCTGGAGCGAACGTCGCTACGTTCGTAGCTACGACCACCTCCAACGCCGTCGGAGGCAACGGCCAGAACGCCTATGGGCTTGGTGCAGTGTCCATCCGGCCCGACATCCTCACCGATACGCCGTCCACCGGGGGCACCGCTCCCCTGTCCTTCGTCACCCAGCCGAGCACCACGAGCGGCTTCCGAGCTTTGCTGCCGTCCGAGTATGCGAGCATCGTTCGCAACGGCGACGCGCGCGAACATCTGCTGGTTGCGTCCAACACAACGTTCACGCCGACAACGCTTTTCAATAACCTCAACTACGCCGATACGAACAACTTTGAAACCTCGATAGGCTCGGTCACGGTAGAGCCCGGTGTCGCCGCGACGATCGCCCCAGTCGATAGCCGCAACATCGGCGGCGGCCGCAACCGATTGGTTGTCAGTTCGGGTGGCTTCCTCGTTCGCGACAATGGCTCGCTGACGATCAACGCCGCTTACCTCGACAACAGCAACTACTACTTCCACGTCAACGGCGCATCTGGCACCGCAACCGTTAACGCGACGATTCTTGGTGGCGGACTGACTAAGAGCGGAAGCGGGAAGCTCACGCTCGGCGACGGCGCGATCCGCTACCTCAGCGGGAACTTCTCGGTTAACGAGGGCACCCTCGAACTGGGTGCCAACAACGCCCCATTCACCAACACCGGCACCTCGACGATCGCGACGACCGCCCAGACGCTCTACCTCTCCAACGGAACGCTCGATCTCAAGGGCAACAGCGCGACGTTGAACAGCCTGATCAGCAGCAACTCTACGAACCTCAACGTCGGTACCGGCGGCACGCTGACGAACACCTCGGTCACGCCGGCCAATGTCACCGTCTACCAGAATGGCCAGCGTTTCGCGGGGAATGTGGCGGGGAACATCAACGTCACCAAGTCGGGCACCGGCAACTGGGAAGTCCTCGACGAGTATGCCTACACCGGCACGACCACCGTCCGCGGCGGCGGCATGGTGCTTCGCGAGCGGGGCCGTCTCCTGAACACGACCGCGATCGATCTTCGAACGACCACGCTGACCCTCGACCTGAGCTACTGGAACAATCTGGCACCGGTCACCAATCGCATTCCGGCGGCGGCACCCCTCACCATGCGCGGCTCGACCCTCGAGTTCCGCGGGTTTGACGGCCACCAGACCACGCAGACCGTCAACTCGATTACGATCGCTTCGGGTGCCAACTACATCAACAGCTTCCCGCAGTGGGCAGGCTCGGCCGAACTCTCGATCGGAAACCTGTCGCGAGGCGGCACCTTCACAACCGTGGACTTCCGCGGCAATAACGGAATCGGAAACCTGGGCCGTTATGGCCCGCAGGGCTTCTTCCATCAGGACGCCCGCATTCTCCTGGGACAGCTCAATGGCGGTGCAGTCCCCACTGCCAACCCGGCCAACCCCGCGACCACCACCAACGGCTTCTTCGGGGCCTGGGCCGTGGTCAACGAAGACACGTTTGCCACTTACGTCACACCGCCCGCCGGGCCGCTGCCGACCAACTTGCAGAGCATCGGCGGCGTAGTCGGCTACGGAGCCAACTACGGCACCGGGGCGACGTCGCCGGCTTACGTCAGCGGCGTGCTCGCTGCCAGTTACTCAGCCGCCGCGGGCAACGTGAACATTGTTGACGTCAGTGCCAGCTTCGCTCTACCCGCGGGAAACAACTTCGTCGGCGCCATGCGCCTCAGCGGCAATACAACGCGCGACGTCACCTTCGCCGCGGCCGGCAACATCCTCAACATCGAATCTGGCGGCCTGGTCCGCAGCAACAACAACAACGGAACGAACATCGGAACGACCGCAGTGCGCGGCGTGCTCACCGCGGGTGGTGCCGCCGCGGGCAGCGGCGATACCGTCCCGCTTTACGCTCACTTCAATCAGGGTACCAACACCATCCATTCGGTCGTCGCCGATCCCGACGCCGATACCAAACTCGCACTCGTCAAGTCGCTTGGCGGCAACCTCGTGCTGACCGCGACCAACACGTACACAGGCCCGACCGTCATCAACGGCGGCCGCATCGTCGCCGCGACCACTACTGCCGCCGACGGCACGAGTGTTTATGCCGTGCCCACCGACGTCACCATCAATGGCGGAAGCACAGCAGGCTCGGCGCTGCAGCTCAACGCGTCCCGGCAGATTCGAAACGGAATCAATATCACCTTCAACGGCGGCGGGTTCCTCGACCTCCCGGCGGTCGACAACTCGGTCAACGAGGTTGGCAATCTGACGGTGAACTGGGATGGTGCCAGCGCGAATAACTTCATCAGTGCACAGGCCCTGGTCGACAACACGACCCTGACCACGAAGTTGATCGTCGGCGGCAACATCACCGTAACCAACGACGTTCTGGCACACACGCCGACGATTCCCGCCGCCACGACCGCCAATACCGCCCGCGTGTCCAACATCCTGCTCGAGTTCACGCCCGGCGCACACACCATCGATACCTCGGGCACCGGCCTCACCGGATTGGCACTGACCGCCAATATGGTCAACAGTGCCGGCGTCACGCTCAACAAGACCGGGCCGACGATGCTCATCCTCAACGCCCCGGGCCTGGCCTCGGTCGCGCAGTTTGCCGGTGTAATGAATGTGAACAATGGCCAGGTTCGTCTCGATAACAACACGACGCTCGCCGCGACCTCCACCCTGAACGTCGCTGCCGGCGCAGCCCTGATTGGCAACGTCAACGGCAATCCCATCTTCAACGCGACGATCAACGGCGGCGTTCTGGGGACTGTCGCCAATACGATGACCATCGGTTCCGCGACCAGTACGCTCGCAGTCACTGCCCCCTCGGAAGTGAGGTTGCACGACTTCTATCAGCTGACGACCGGCCGGCAGATCGTGATAAACAGCATCGTCTCGGGTGCGGGCGCACTGAGCATCGTCGGCAGCGAGGTGGCCGGGCAGAACAACTCGTTCACCCTCACCAACGCGGCCAACACCTACGGCGGCGCGATTACCGTCAACACCAACGTCAATCTGATCTCGCAGAGTGCGACCAAGGTCGGCAGCGCGATCGGAACCGCGACGATCGAGCTGCTGAGCGGCGAGTTGCGAATTCGTGACAACGGTACCGGCAGTAACAGCACGCTGGCTTACGGGAACGCAATCAACGTCGCCGCGAACGCCAGACCCAGCATTAACATCGATCGAGTAGACGCCAATACCAACAACACCATTGCACTGGGAGCGCTGAACCTGGGCGCTTCTTCGACTCTTACCGTAAACACCGCCAACGGATACGGCGCATCATTTACGGGGACCACGGTGCCCGCTTCGGGGACCGTCACGCTGAACAGCGCGGCGAGCATCAATCTCGGGTCGCTTGTCGGCGGTGCGAACGTGGTTAAGTCCAACGCCGGCACCGTCAGCGTGGGTAACATCGCCGCCACCCACTCGGGAAGCTGGGCGATCAACGGCGGCACCGTCCGACTGACGGCCGCCGGCAATCCGCTCAACAGCAATCCCATCTCCATCCGCACCAGCGGTGCACTTCAGGCCGATCCGGGCACCGGCACGCTGGCGCTCAACCAGAACCTGGGCAACGTGACCGGTACGCTGCGTGCTACCAGCGGTCTGTTCGACCTGACGGCCGCCAACGGCACCGGCATCATCCAGGGTGCCGCAAGTTTCACCGCCAACGGCGTCGCCGGCCAGCTTCGCGAAGGACGGCTCGCTGGTGCCGCCGACTTCACCACGCCAAATCCTGCCAACTTCGGCCTTTCGTCTTATCCCCGCATGGGTCAGACAAACGCAGTGACCCAGAACGCACACACTGGTTGGCAGGACAATACGACCTGGGTCTACACCGGACAGTTCTTCGACGCCGACGGAAGCTTTGCTTTCGCAGAAACCATCGACGATTCCGTGCAAATCCGCATTGACGGGGTCGTTCGACTTCAGAACGGCACTTACAACGTTGCCACAACCACAGGTTCGACCGCGGGCATGAATCCCACCGGCACCGCCGCCGCCGGGGCCAACGCCAGCGGTGGGACGACGAACTTCGGCATGGGGCCGCTGGCCGACGGATGGCATGACTTTGAAATTCGCGTGGGTAACGGCACCGGCGGGGGTGGACCATTCGCAATGACTGGCTTCAGCAACTTTTATGGCATCGGGTTCTATGACGGTACCGATCCCGCCAAGCTCACCACTGCAGCGGGCACCACTTACGAGCGACTGGACGAACTGCTGTCGAGCCGATTCCGGACCACGGAAATTGGCGGTACCCTCCAGGCCGACGCCGGAGCCGAACTGAAACTGGTAGGCTTTGTAAACATGGAAGCGCTGGTACTGAACGGCGCCGCCGCGCACATCAACATCACTGGCACCAGTGGTGTCAGCAACGCCAACTGGCTGCAAAACCTTTCCGCCACCTCCAGCACGATGACGGTTGCCGGTACGCATGTCGTCAGCATTCAAAACGTGCTCGACCTCGTCGCCGGCAGCACGACAGTCAAGGAAGGCACCGGCACACTGGAACTGAAGAATGTGGTGTCTGTGGCCGGCCGCACCGGTGGTATCACGGTCAACAACGGCACGCTCCGCGGCACCGGGACGGTGCTCGGTCCGGTCACCATCGCGGCAGCTGGAACGTTGTCGCCCGGGTTCAGCGCCGGACTGCTGAGTACGGGAGCTCTTACGCTGGCCGCAGATTCCGATCTGGTCATCGAGCTCAACGGCACCACGGCCGGAACGCAATACGATCAGGTGAATGTCACCGGCGCAGTCAACCTGACCGGTGCAAACCTCGCGCTGTCGCTGGGCTTCACACCCGCAATCGGCACCACGTTCACCATCATCGCAAACGACCAGGTCGATCCCGTCGTAGGCGAGTTCGTCGGCCTCACGGAGCTTTCCAGTTTCACTACCGGCGGTGTGGAGTTCTCAATCTCCTACGCCGGCGGAACAGGCAACGACGTAGTCCTGACAGCGATCCCCGAACCCGCGACGGCTGGCATAATGGCCCTCGCCGGCCTCGGGCTGCTCTCCCGTCGACGTCGCCGATGCCATCGCTGA
- a CDS encoding type III pantothenate kinase, translating to MEINLVVVNVGNSRVAIGSFVAGELTGDVERIAVVRREEWAQAVERAWQRISGRENAAIVAAGVNPDVQSALSDVVSERIDRRVVWVGKDLDLPIKVLTDEPEKTGIDRILNVAAAYEQTEMETVVVDAGTAITLSACNDAGEFLGGAIAPGVRMQLDALHERTAALPLITTEEFKAPDEPYGQNTKQAMLHGVYHGIRGMVKEIVEAYATQMGKWPEVVATGGDAQALFSGWEIVTGITPDLTLYGIAKAYADHHIKHDSE from the coding sequence ATGGAAATCAATCTCGTCGTAGTGAACGTCGGCAACTCCCGCGTGGCCATCGGGTCATTCGTGGCTGGAGAGTTGACCGGCGATGTCGAACGCATTGCCGTCGTCCGCCGGGAGGAGTGGGCGCAGGCGGTCGAGCGCGCCTGGCAGCGCATCTCGGGGCGCGAAAACGCCGCCATCGTCGCCGCGGGCGTCAACCCCGACGTGCAGTCGGCCCTGAGCGATGTTGTCTCGGAACGGATCGATCGGCGTGTCGTCTGGGTGGGCAAAGACCTGGACCTGCCCATCAAGGTGTTGACCGATGAGCCCGAGAAGACCGGCATTGACCGCATCCTGAACGTCGCCGCCGCGTACGAGCAGACGGAGATGGAAACGGTCGTCGTCGACGCCGGCACCGCCATCACGCTGAGCGCCTGCAACGATGCCGGCGAGTTTCTTGGTGGGGCGATCGCGCCCGGCGTGCGCATGCAGCTTGATGCGCTCCACGAACGCACCGCCGCCCTGCCACTGATCACCACCGAAGAGTTCAAGGCCCCCGATGAACCGTATGGCCAGAACACCAAGCAGGCCATGCTGCACGGCGTGTATCACGGGATTCGAGGCATGGTGAAGGAGATCGTCGAAGCCTACGCCACCCAGATGGGCAAATGGCCGGAAGTCGTCGCCACCGGCGGCGACGCCCAGGCGCTGTTTTCCGGCTGGGAGATCGTCACGGGCATTACCCCGGACCTTACGCTCTACGGCATCGCCAAGGCGTATGCGGATCATCACATCAAGCACGACAGCGAGTAG
- a CDS encoding type II secretion system protein, producing the protein MLRRAVRAGFTLPELLVVIGIIGLLISILVPVAGRAREVARRTACVANIRTLTTAAIVRATELTTGNGALIPTDGGGADSFTFLFPKYVSDYRVTICPSTQNSIRPDVLYSKPPLYPKPVLRDLAFVAANGQATFGHSYETFAWYSDGIWADGTIVNSRSVGRVNAQRGLKPGDLEYDPADPAADGVLKRMNTLIKPETSILILDSDQDGSAPDRMNNWPEEWNNHGTAGLNIGFCDGHVEWVSRGPGLIKTYIDGHQDPAQPDAFSMAQFPGLTIQNGVSANGRTFTKYTY; encoded by the coding sequence ATGCTTCGTCGTGCCGTGCGCGCCGGATTTACGCTGCCCGAACTCCTGGTCGTGATCGGGATCATCGGCCTTCTGATCTCGATTCTCGTGCCGGTCGCCGGCCGGGCACGCGAAGTGGCCAGGCGGACCGCCTGCGTCGCCAACATTCGCACGTTGACCACCGCCGCCATTGTTCGGGCGACCGAACTCACGACCGGCAATGGTGCGCTGATCCCGACGGACGGCGGCGGAGCCGATTCGTTCACCTTCTTGTTTCCCAAGTACGTGTCGGATTATCGCGTTACCATCTGCCCGTCGACACAGAACTCGATTCGGCCGGATGTGCTGTATTCCAAGCCGCCGTTGTATCCGAAGCCAGTCCTGCGAGACCTGGCGTTCGTCGCCGCCAACGGCCAAGCAACGTTCGGACATTCGTATGAGACGTTTGCCTGGTACAGCGACGGAATCTGGGCGGACGGGACGATCGTCAATTCGCGATCCGTGGGTCGCGTGAATGCACAACGCGGGCTCAAGCCCGGAGACTTGGAATACGACCCCGCCGATCCTGCCGCCGACGGCGTTCTTAAGCGGATGAACACGCTCATCAAGCCCGAAACGTCGATCTTGATTCTCGATTCCGACCAGGACGGATCGGCACCGGATCGCATGAACAACTGGCCCGAAGAGTGGAACAACCATGGCACCGCGGGCTTGAACATCGGGTTCTGCGACGGCCACGTGGAATGGGTGAGCCGGGGGCCGGGCCTCATCAAGACCTACATTGATGGTCATCAGGATCCCGCCCAACCCGATGCCTTCAGCATGGCCCAGTTTCCGGGCCTGACGATCCAGAACGGCGTCTCGGCCAATGGGCGGACCTTCACCAAGTACACCTATTGA